The Manis javanica isolate MJ-LG chromosome 13, MJ_LKY, whole genome shotgun sequence region TTTCATGAAGACCTGTCATGGAAAGACAGATTCATTGCTAGACagatctttctgtttctatgcCTTGACAACAAGAGCATATGGTGGAATTTGTGTGACTTTTCTATTGGAAAAACACATGTAGGGAACTCATGCTGAAGTTGCGTATTACCAGTTTTTACAAATCCTTTCTTCTTCATGCACGTATCTTATGGAAGTTCTCACTGTGTGAGACAGAAAGAGGCACAAGAATTTTATTAGGTTTGTCATAATAAGGAATTcacaaatgaaatttatttttcaagtaatgTTGGGTATCACTCAAAGTGTTTGGAATACATATATGTACTTCACAGAGTCTCAAAATACAATATTGTGACAaatcagaactcaggaaaattgtgtacaatgaaaatatttaggtAAGTTCAAGACAACAGTTGATGGAAACATAAATGAATTTTACTATCTAGCAGTATTAACAAGGAAATACATCCACCAAAAGCATGAAAAGTGTTTGTTTTTTGAgcaattgaaaggcagagaagtGGAACCATTTAGGGATGGAtattgtgtgtgtttatacatatatatgcaatggaatattattcagcatttcattttatacatgaatGATCTTGGAGGATATTTTGCTATGTGAAATTAGCCAGATATGGAAAGAGAAACACTGCTTCATTTTacttatatatagaatctaaACAAGTTGAACTCATAAAAGAAGAGATCAAATGATGGTTACCAGGGGCTTGGATGTGGGGAAAATAAGGAGATATTGGACAAAGAACACCAAGTTTAAATTATGCAGAATGAATAAACTCTGGAGCTAAAATTTACTGTTTGGTGACTATATTTATACAGAATAGTGTGTTATATACTTGCAATTTGCTCAGACAGTTGGGCTTCAGGgctctcaacacacacacacacacacacaaacacacacaatcacatcCATGTGAGGTGATGGTTATTTAATTAGCTTGATCATGCTAATCATTTTacagtgtatacatatatcaaaacatcacattgtataccttaagtatgtttaatttttacttacttgtcaattatacctcagttgAGCTGGAAAAATGAATTCTTAAGGaagtattacatatttatattttcagtattgTCAGAGGGTAgtaatggcaataataataataggtaatGTTACTGGAGGATTTTCTACTGTGTGGTAGTGGTTCTCTACCTAGGcgttatatatgtgtatatatacccaACAGAGTTAAGTGTAGATTTTACTGGTTCTGGGTGTGATCAGTGGAGCAGAACTTTTCAAAGGTCAACAAGCAATGTTAAGGATCCACTAAAACCTTGTCTAAGCACTTTATAGTTATCACTTAATTTCTTACAGCAACCCTATGAGGTCATTTGAATTAATATACTTTTAACAGATGAGCAAGCAACACACTTGTttgtaaagtattttttattccacttcttttcctttttattttcatttccctcaaaTGAAATTGTATTTTGACCTGCCAGGAGAAATGAACACTTTTGAGTTGCCTTCAGTGAGCTGAATTGCAATTCTAAGTAAGAGAGGGTAGATTTAAAAACGCCTGAGCTGGCATAAGAAGTTAAATATAAGGTTTCAGTCTGGGCCTTAGTCTTAAGTTTCTTAACTGTGCATAAGAGGATTGGAACTGATGAGAGATGAACCCTTCACAAATGTGTACAACTAGAGATGTATTTAGGGAGTTTTAACCAAGCActacaaataaaaacagcaaaaagtaAACTCAACCTCACAGCTTTCCCTGAGATGGTATAACACTGATAGAAAATGACCTGTCAAAAAGCATTACATAATGTATACGACTGTCCAATCACTGTTATACATGTGGAAGCAATTctgtattgtatatcaactatgtagcaataaaaacaaatttattccatcaaacaacaacaaaaaagatacagCATATTCACAGAAAGTTGCTTAACCATTTAATCACGAACAACATCTTCAGGATTAGGGATGCCGAATGCTTCTGTACATGTAACAAAAACATATTTGTCCAAATATGAACTCCACCATgtccaaatatttatatatttgtgttataTTTGAGAAGCCTCTGACCAGAGGACCCACCCATGTGAGTGAGCCCTCAGCTCCATGAGAAAATGGGGGTCATAGCAAATTACCATAAAAGTTCATGAAAAAATTGGCACATAAAAAATACTTTCAGGTTATGCATATTCAATGTTAATTCAGAAACCTCAACTTCCGTAAGGTTATATCCCAAATGAGGACAATTTCTTGTGTTTCCTGTGGATAAGATAAAGTACATTTGAGGGCTTGTTAATGTACTTTAATTGGagtcattttttttgttaaagagAGGGATATTTAttactctgtatttttctttagaatCAGGTGCTGATATTTTACTGTGTTCATTTCAGAAACAGATAAACAACACAGATATCAAGAAGCAATGAGTTTTAAGAAGAGCTTGCAAATGAGAAATATTGCTGAAGGTACCAGGGTGTGTTGCCCTCAAGTGTGAATACTTTACTTGGGAATTTCTTGAATCAAAAATACATAcactgatgatcagtgatgttgagcatgttttcactGGCCTGCTTGCCATTTGCatatcctctttggaaaaatgtttattcaggtcctctgcccatttttcaatcagataTATTTCGgtattgaggtgtatgagttctttatatattttggacattaaccccttatcagatatgtcatttgcaagtaTATGCTCcattcagtagattgcctttttgttttgttgatggtttctgtTGTTGGAAAACATCTTTTTAGTCTGATGGAATGCTGTTTGtttattcttgtattttttcccccatatCCAGACAAAAAATTGGTAATGCTGATATTCCAGTTTACTGCctatatatacacaatgagatattattcagccatgcaAAGAGTGAaaacttgccatttgcaacagcatggatggacctagagtgtattGTGCTACGTGAAATAAGTGACTGTGCTACGTGCAATGATACCACTTACATGTagaatgtaaaatgtaaacaaaacagaaatagagtcataaaaacagagaacaaactggtggggCTGAAGAGAGGAGACAGACGAAAGAGGTGTGGGGGATAATGAGGGACTAACTTCCAATTATAAactaaattagtcacagggataaacGTACTGCATACAGAATATAGGCAATAATAtcataatatctttgtatgttgacagatggtgaTCATGCTTACAAAGGTGTGCATCTAGTATAGAATTGTCTAATCACTATGTTGtccacctgaaaccaatgtagtattttgtatcaactatatttcaattaaaaaaagaaaattcaaaaaacTAAATTCctttcacaaattaaaaatatttattacacatTGTATTTCACATAATATACAATGTATGCTAATACTAATATGtattacaatatatatttataaatatatattgcacactttaagtaatatatatttttttatacaaaatataaacaatacaAAATTAGCTCGGAGCCtgtattcttgttttttttattcaaactatattttctttttcaacaggTGTCCCACCTACATGGAACCTCAGAATCTAACAGGCGCCTCAGaattcctcctcctgggcctctcAGAGGATCCAGAGCTGCAGCCCCTCCTCTTCGGGCTGTTCCTGTCCCTGTACCTGGTCACCGtcctggggaacctgctcatcatcctggccgtcggctctgacccccacctccacacccccatgtactttttcctctctAGTCTGTCCCTGACTGATATTGGCTTCAGCACCGCCACCGTCCCCAAGATGCTGGTGAACATGCAGACCCACAGCAAGTCCATCTCCTATGCAGGCTGCCTCACTCAGgtgtccttcttttttctttttgcgtGTATGGACAACCTACTCCTGGCTGTGATGGCTTACGACCGGTtcgtggccatctgccaccccctGCACTACCTGACCATCATGAGGCCCCGCCTATGTGGCCTGCTGATCGTGGTGTCATTTGTGATCAGCCTTTCAGACTCCCTGACTCACTGCTTGATGGTGTCCCAACTTACCTTCTGCACACATGTGGAAATccctcatttcttctgtgatgctCCTCAGCTTATCCGCCTCGCCTGCTCCGACACCCCCACCGGTAACATATTAATCTATTCTGTTAGTGCCATCTTTGGTGGCATCCCAGTCTCGGGGATCCTTTACTCTTATACTCGAATTGTCTCCTCCATTCTGAGAGTCCCCTCGGCAGGGGGGAAGtccaaagccttctccacctgtggctctcacctggccgtggtttgCCTGTTTTATGGCACAGGCATTGGGGTGTACCTCAGCTCATCTGTGTCCCTGTCCCCCAGGAAAGGTGCAGCAGCCTCGGTCATGTACACGGTGGtcacccccatgctgaaccccttcatctacagcctgaggaacagggacatCAAGAGGGCACTGTGGAGGATTATGAGCAGAACAGCCTGATCTCAATatgttttatccttttttgttcATAGGACTGGAAAATGCAGCAAAATCCAACATGCACAACAATAAATTCTGAGTCTCCAGGCACATAGTGTATATGTTGTCATCTAGTTCCCTGCCTTTTGTTCACAAAATTATTCCTTTTAGTGTAACTGAAGGAATTGGGAGATGGTTCCGGATTTACCACTGCAATCACAGCCACTCCAGGATAACGTGCAGTCATCCATCAGTCCACCTTTCTCACTGTCCTGATGCACCACCCAGGTGTCTGAGCAGGAGCAGTTTCCCTTCTATCGTTGCAAAATAAACAGAGCTCCCTTTTTCTTGGTACTTATTGcttctttattcttctattaatttttttctgtttgttcaatCTCAATCCTTGTTTGAGATGAAGACATATTTGAAAATTTGCCCCTTAATGATCTTGAGAACATTCTGGGAAGATAGGGTGAATATTTACTTTCCTGTCCAAACTGGGCTACTTTGAAACTGAAAAGTATGTGCACTGCAGCCTTTCAGCAGATGTTAAAGTTAATTCAGAACCTATGTTGTGGAGATGGAAAAGCCAATAGgatccttttacattttttttgtacaAAGCTTTTAGTGAAATTTGGAGGTCTGATTGGGTCAAATGCGGAcctctgcttcagcttcttgTTTCCTCTGCTACAGCCtggtttcttttctcccttcgttccaccttctctccctcttttttcatGGTTTCTCCCTCACTGTGTCTCACTTCCTTCTTTCTATACCACTGGATATACGTCAAGGCAGGTCTTCTCAATCCtgttcatatttattaatttctttcccCACTCAGTGTCTTCACAGTCAGGGGTGTCCTCCATGCTGGCAGTAGCATTATCCAGTTTATAGACTCAGGCTTAAGTCAGGTTACCTTAATGCCTTCAGAGGTGCTATACCTGTCCACGGATCTTTGTTGTGAAAGAGCAGCAGCAGAGGTAAACAGGGGTCTGGGCAGCAGCCCATTCTTATAGATGCAGACCTCAGCATGGCACACAATGGCTAATTCCTCTTCTCACCAAAGTGCTCTATCCCACCCTTTCCCCTATAACTCTTAGCTTTCAGTGTGATCACTACTTCCTGGAGCTAGGTCTttattgtgtctgtgtgtggtttaAATGTTGGCTCTGTGTGAATTTCCTCTTTTCTATCACTGAGATATCATTGCCACAGAACATTCATTTTAGGTGTATGGCAACATGATTCAATATTCGTGTACATCACAAAATGATCATGATGATGCCTGTTATTTGCCTatggtgtacaacatagtgattcatcatttgtgtctttcaagaaatgaTCACCACAGCCTCTAGTGGATTTCCAaagtaatttattatatattcaaGTTTTCCTCATGATCAGTTAATAAGAAATCAATCTCTGAGTTCCTCATCACAAGAACTCTGGCCCAGTCGGGCTGCAGAGCTGAGATTTAGAAAGATGCACCAGGTCCTCATTCCCATACATCCCACTCTAGCCCTCCATTGAAGCCCAAAGCACATTTCATTCAAGGGTTCAAAAACAGTGGTTCTAAAGACAATGCATTGGGAGAGAGATGAGCCCTTTCTAGTTGAGCAGAATTCAGAAGCCTCTAAGTATCTTTGCTGAATTCCCTTCAACATGGAACGACTGCAGTTCACCTTTACATCAGTGGAGGGCTCCTGCTGGTGTAGGAGAAGCCAGAGAGACTTCTGACCACATGGCCAAGAGAAACAGGGTGGGCTCTGCAGAAACACTCAAAGCAGTGTAATTTTTTCCATGTGCCAGTTCTTCCCCAGCAAAGTTTTGCTGAGAAGATGCTGATATGGAGAGTTGGAGACTGTGGTAGCCAGAGAGACGTCTCCAGTCTAGGGCATAGAGCCCCAATCCCTGATGGGGGAGGTTTTGAGAGTGGGCAGCTTTCAAGCTGCTCCTGACATCCCCTGCCTTCTGTATTCGTGCCTTGTGTATGCCATCTCTCATTGAGCTGCATCTTGGGATTTGCATGCCATgagtaaaatgtcaaaaatatctGGGTCATGCTCCAACATTAATGTGTACATAGACTCAAACTCCCAACTTGCCAGCCCCTTCTCCTCTGCCACCTGCTCACTCTGCTAGAAGAGAGCCACCACATTATCAGCGACCAGTGGAGAAGCCCACACGGCAGGGAACTGAAAGATGCCCAAAGCCGACTGCTCAAGAAGCACTGAATCCTGGCCTTGCCACAGGGCTGAGCTTGGCATCAGGTCCCCTGTTAGTCATGCCTTGAAAGGACCGCAGCCTCCATTGAGACTTCAGACATCTGTGAAACCCACTATAATATTTAAGCgaatttttcatttggaaatacaCTGAAGTAGACTATTATTTCATGTAAAACATGCGTGCAGAAAGATTAAAACTTTGGCTTTCATTCAAGATAGCAAAAAACATACCATCCAAAACCCAAAAGCAGgactacagagagaaaaatgggaggTTCTCCTTAGATACATAAATCTTAACTGAGAAAACGGAAACTGTATGAGATTCTTGGTATAAGAGACATAATTCTCCCCAGATAGCATGATCAATTCAATGAATTTGCAGACATACAAGTCAGCCATTGCTTCTTCTAACTGACAAAGAAAAGTTGTCTAAATTTAAAAAGTCTGTGAGGGAGACGCTAGGAGTAGCGCAGGGGAGCTTGCTTCTGAAAACAGGAGGGTCCGCACTTCCAAATAcattcccttttcctcctctAATAATACCAAGTCATCAGAGACGGGGGGACATGGACCCATTTGGCTAATTAGGAGCTCTGTGCACTGAGTCCCCAAGGACATCTAAGAGTAAGTAATCTGCCTGTGCCTCCAGCCCTTTCCCGTTATAGTCCCAATTTAGGGGCTTCGCATCTCTGTCCTCTCCCAGAACCGCCGTCAGCATCAGGAGGCCCACGGCTCAATCTGCCTTCCTGCTGGTCCCGAGGACAGAGCCTGAACCATCAGCCCGTACTGGGCAGGACAGGGGCAGCGGATGCTCACTCCTTGGTGACACCCCTGCAAAGACACGGGACAGCCCGGTGGGTCCCATGGagatggtggagggaggagggactGTCAGGAGTACTGGTTTTTCACCATGAAGGTAAGCTGGATATTCAGGACAAACAGACGGGAGGCACCCATACGCAGAGCTCAGCTCACGTTCTTGGCTAATATTCTAGTTCATGTTCTTAGTTCTGGGGGTCCCGAAAGCTCTTATTCACAGCTTTGTCATTCTCCCACCTGGTCCTGCCATCACAGGaatcccccagccccacccatcgTGGCAGGAAGGAGTCTATCCGTTCACAGGGCACCTAGACACGTCTCTCCTCCCAGCCCATGCTTGCACTCTCTCCctggcattccaggcagagaccCACTGGTCACTGCGCTCTCTCCTCGGGCTCCTGGCGAACCACGGTGCAGAGCGGGGAGTCGCCCCTGCGGAGCCAGCGGCCGCGGCTATGGCCGAGGCACAGGCAGAATCACCGAGCGCTGCCCTAGGGATGCACGCCAGACCTCTGTCTTGTCCCTGCTCTTTGATTTTGCTGCCAAGGCCACTCCTGCCTGCATTGTGTGCCTTTTCCCCTCTCGATCTGAGGGAGACCTAAAGGCCGAGGGTTGGCCCCCTTGCCGCCAGGACACGGCTCCACGGTAACCTCAGGGAGCCCACAGACTCGGGGTGTCTGCTTACACTCTCATTGCTAAATAGTGAACAGTTTCAGTGTATGGATCAGAGACCCAGTGTTTGATTTTGAATCTAACCTGTCCTATTTGTTACGTGTGTGACACCGGTGAACATTTTAGTATCTCTGATCCTCAGCGTTCTCATCTGCTGTCTAGTGGACACAACTCCATGGAAGAAGATTTCAACATAATGGATCCTGGGTCTGGGATAATATACATGATGGATGAGCAGAGTAAGAGCAAATTAAATTAGACACTTTTATTATTATCAAGGCTAAGCACCAGAGACCCAGCTCAGTTATGTTGTCATCTGTAGACCTGGTTGCCCTTGATTCTGAgaggatattttatttttgtccttatGCAAGTCGATGCTGAGCACCTGGTGGGAAACAACTGATTCTCACTCATTCCTGATTCCTCAGAGCCTGCACTTTTCTTGGCACAATGTAGGGTATGAGAACAACACTTTCTGTTAAATATTCAATAGATTATTCCCGGGTTCTCGGAAGAGAGCACATGCCCTATGTGTTCCGCACACAGGACACCTTCTGCCTTTAATCTCCTTCCTTCCAGCGCTGTTCTGCAGTGCGATACAAAAGACAAAACAGTGTTGGTATCCAGGCCCCACATTTTCCAAGGGCCCATTGTTTTCCATTTAATAGAGTCTTAATTGTAAAAAACTGTGGAGAAATATCTCCATGAAAATGAATAAGAGACaaaggaaagataaagagaaattaattttttttctagattgaGGTTCATTTTATGATTTCTGCTAATCCCAGGAACAATTTCCGCGGGACATGATAGACTTGTAATTCTCTGGCACATAACAGAATAAAAGGCCATGAACCCTTTCTTGGGATTACACATCATCCACTAAGTCCACTATCCTAACGATGATCcaaattctgatttaaaaatgatgaGTGAATATTGATCAAGTGCTAATCTTGGTTGGGTGTTGCCCATGTCCTAGAGCTGGGACTCAGTCTCCCTGTTTCTCAGTAAAGGACACCAATCAGATCACGGAGGCTGAGCGTTACACACCCTTCATATTCAGTACATGACAGATGAAGGACTCAGCAAAGGTCTCCTGATTCCCATCTGGGGGCTCTGTGCCCTCCACCAAAGCAAAACTACTTTCTTTTGAAACCTGCTTTACTCCTATATGAGTAAATGGAGGTAAAACCATTCATTCCTTCTCAAGATTTGGTGAGTTCATCTGTGAATTAAAGGAATGGGCCACGTGGCTTACAGAGGTCTTTATCACCTGAATGTTGTGAGCTATATGGTTTCCTATGAATAGTAATGTACTTTGTAGACCATTTTGGAAATCTGAGCTATTGAAATAATATTCCCTGTAAAAGATGGGAGTTTTCAAGTGGTTCTATCATGGGAAGTCCATAGCTAGACAGACTTCAGGGATATTTCTGGTCTATATCTTGACATTAAAGTAATTATTTGACTAATCCCGatttttcctttgggaaaaatATGTAGGCAATTAGTAGTAAAATTTAATGTATCTGTTTTTCCAACTGAAACATTTATCCT contains the following coding sequences:
- the LOC108388105 gene encoding olfactory receptor 7E178-like, which gives rise to MPKQRHTVAQCPTYMEPQNLTGASEFLLLGLSEDPELQPLLFGLFLSLYLVTVLGNLLIILAVGSDPHLHTPMYFFLSSLSLTDIGFSTATVPKMLVNMQTHSKSISYAGCLTQVSFFFLFACMDNLLLAVMAYDRFVAICHPLHYLTIMRPRLCGLLIVVSFVISLSDSLTHCLMVSQLTFCTHVEIPHFFCDAPQLIRLACSDTPTGNILIYSVSAIFGGIPVSGILYSYTRIVSSILRVPSAGGKSKAFSTCGSHLAVVCLFYGTGIGVYLSSSVSLSPRKGAAASVMYTVVTPMLNPFIYSLRNRDIKRALWRIMSRTA